The following are encoded together in the Geobacter sulfurreducens PCA genome:
- a CDS encoding metallophosphoesterase family protein: MKHLFRFASALAALASLLVAAPALAEPWKFGVMSDTQWKSNLDGINPDTVAVGIINQLNQEFIAHDVKFVIQVGDLTDKSDSTYPTSLATRAAAAQPLYDAGIGFYPLRGNHESSQASTAWFSAAFPQTTAGGPNVFGATNFSSPFAALNGLSYSFDYNNARFVLLDQFTRTDGTNYLNSSTNNIIDQQGWIDTQLASRPSDSHAFVFSHKNLIGQNHADDLFGSNPAYNSSGNVAARNAFLASLQNNGVRYQFGGHDHMHHRAIITSPDTNARVQEIITSSNSYKFYIPQVPSNDEKYNVPAFGGPREIPIAQELFAIGYYIVTVDGPRVTVDHYAAPNGCNGDCDLTVTPALSGHFTKRETFGYSLNGKEFTVAQGQSYTAVQDSFRGTTARILDGTNASTGTDYAGRALTKAIDTGWTPREQHRHGRGHGHHDNRRRDADSDTASHILTLWGMADLGSSQTDVYTLSLTYDPDKARPEHLGRGLFGLAARDADGTWVNAVEMNAGGSAKFVKGAWKPGYGLGTYGIDPSTKTAWAVVNHQGDFAVTGFAETCRKK, translated from the coding sequence ATGAAACACCTGTTCCGTTTCGCCTCGGCCCTGGCCGCCCTGGCCTCACTGCTCGTTGCCGCGCCCGCGCTGGCCGAGCCGTGGAAGTTCGGCGTCATGTCAGACACCCAGTGGAAATCCAACCTCGACGGCATCAACCCCGACACGGTTGCGGTCGGCATCATCAACCAGCTCAACCAGGAATTCATCGCCCATGACGTGAAGTTCGTCATCCAGGTGGGCGACCTGACCGACAAGTCCGACAGCACCTACCCCACCTCCCTGGCCACCCGCGCCGCCGCGGCCCAGCCCCTCTACGACGCCGGCATCGGCTTCTACCCGCTCCGCGGCAACCATGAAAGCTCCCAGGCGTCCACCGCTTGGTTCAGCGCCGCCTTCCCCCAGACCACGGCCGGCGGCCCCAACGTCTTCGGCGCCACCAACTTCAGCAGTCCCTTTGCCGCGCTGAACGGCCTCAGCTACTCCTTCGACTACAACAACGCCCGGTTCGTGCTCCTCGACCAGTTCACCCGCACCGACGGGACCAACTACCTGAACAGCTCCACCAACAACATCATCGACCAGCAGGGCTGGATCGACACCCAGCTCGCATCGCGGCCCTCCGACAGCCACGCCTTCGTCTTCAGCCACAAGAACCTGATCGGCCAGAACCACGCCGACGACCTGTTCGGCTCGAACCCCGCCTATAACAGCTCCGGCAATGTGGCGGCCCGCAACGCCTTCCTCGCCAGCCTGCAGAACAACGGCGTCCGCTACCAGTTCGGCGGCCACGACCACATGCATCACCGCGCCATCATCACCAGCCCGGACACCAACGCCCGGGTCCAGGAGATCATCACCTCCTCCAACAGCTACAAGTTCTACATCCCACAGGTCCCCTCCAATGACGAGAAGTACAATGTCCCCGCCTTCGGCGGCCCCCGCGAGATCCCCATCGCCCAGGAGTTGTTCGCCATCGGCTACTACATCGTAACCGTGGACGGGCCTCGGGTCACCGTTGACCACTATGCCGCGCCCAACGGCTGCAACGGCGACTGCGACCTGACCGTCACCCCCGCCCTCAGCGGCCACTTCACCAAGCGCGAAACCTTCGGCTACAGCCTCAACGGCAAGGAATTCACGGTGGCCCAGGGCCAGTCGTACACCGCCGTGCAGGACAGCTTCCGTGGCACCACCGCCCGGATCCTCGACGGCACCAACGCCAGCACGGGCACGGACTACGCCGGCCGCGCCCTCACCAAGGCCATCGATACCGGCTGGACCCCGCGGGAGCAGCACCGGCACGGCCGGGGCCACGGCCATCATGACAACCGCCGCCGCGACGCCGACAGCGACACGGCCAGCCACATCCTCACCCTGTGGGGCATGGCCGACCTGGGCAGCAGCCAGACCGACGTCTATACCCTCTCCCTGACCTACGACCCGGACAAGGCCCGGCCCGAGCACCTGGGGCGGGGACTTTTCGGCCTCGCAGCCAGGGATGCGGACGGCACCTGGGTGAACGCGGTGGAGATGAACGCCGGCGGCAGCGCGAAATTCGTCAAGGGTGCCTGGAAGCCGGGCTACGGGCTGGGCACCTACGGCATCGACCCGAGCACCAAAACCGCCTGGGCAGTGGTCAATCACCAGGGCGACTTCGCCGTGACCGGCTTCGCGGAAACGTGCCGGAAAAAATAA
- a CDS encoding transposase produces the protein MFHDPEDRYRFYLFLQEGAERFGHRILAFCLMTNHVHLAVQVGEVPLSRFMQNITFRYTRWQNWRMGKTGHLFQGRYKSFLVDGDAYLQELVAYIHLNPVRAGMTTKLGSYTWSSHRAYLGKEIIPWLNTETVLATYSSDTSTARKQYATFISDRVKEGHREEFHGKGSSDSRVIGDDHFVEAILERADRLPLRRPGLDMVVEVIKRLYRLDEEELASPGQKRWAAEARGVAAWAVQEFSSATLTDLAKRFGRDVSSMSAAVRRLEQRRKIDQGIAERLERVGRELEGAIFQA, from the coding sequence ATATTTCACGATCCCGAGGACCGTTACCGCTTTTACCTGTTCCTGCAGGAAGGGGCTGAGCGCTTTGGCCACAGGATACTGGCCTTCTGCCTGATGACCAACCATGTCCACCTCGCGGTTCAGGTAGGAGAGGTCCCCTTGTCACGGTTCATGCAGAACATAACGTTTCGCTATACGCGTTGGCAGAATTGGCGGATGGGGAAGACAGGCCACCTTTTCCAGGGACGATACAAATCCTTTCTAGTCGATGGTGATGCATACCTTCAGGAACTGGTGGCATACATCCACCTTAACCCCGTGCGCGCCGGCATGACGACGAAGCTGGGCAGCTACACGTGGAGCAGTCATAGGGCCTACCTTGGCAAGGAGATCATCCCCTGGCTGAATACGGAAACCGTGCTTGCCACCTATTCATCGGATACGTCAACTGCTCGTAAGCAGTATGCAACATTCATCTCAGACAGAGTCAAAGAAGGCCATCGAGAAGAATTCCACGGCAAGGGGAGTTCCGATAGCCGTGTTATTGGCGATGACCATTTCGTGGAAGCAATACTTGAACGTGCAGACAGGCTGCCGCTACGAAGACCTGGGCTCGATATGGTAGTCGAGGTGATAAAGCGGCTCTACCGCCTTGATGAAGAAGAGCTTGCGTCTCCCGGGCAGAAGAGATGGGCGGCCGAAGCACGGGGAGTGGCCGCATGGGCGGTTCAGGAGTTCAGCAGTGCAACGTTGACTGATCTAGCCAAGAGGTTCGGCCGAGACGTCTCATCCATGAGTGCTGCAGTCAGGAGACTGGAACAGCGACGAAAGATAGATCAAGGAATTGCTGAAAGACTAGAACGGGTGGGGCGTGAGCTTGAAGGTGCAATCTTTCAGGCCTGA
- a CDS encoding cytochrome c, producing the protein MKLSRRDGIFLVIILALITVLVLNRGSEQGKPLPADDAHRPFSEALARGADRETTEQGCVRCHATAARPLPPGHPPKEQCLFCHRPAPATR; encoded by the coding sequence ATGAAACTGAGCAGACGCGACGGTATCTTCCTGGTGATCATCCTGGCACTCATCACCGTTCTGGTCCTGAATCGCGGTTCCGAGCAGGGGAAGCCGCTTCCGGCCGACGACGCGCACCGCCCGTTCAGCGAGGCACTGGCCAGGGGCGCGGACCGGGAGACTACGGAGCAGGGGTGTGTCCGCTGCCACGCCACCGCCGCCCGGCCGCTGCCGCCGGGGCACCCGCCCAAGGAGCAGTGCCTGTTCTGCCACCGCCCAGCGCCCGCCACGCGCTGA
- a CDS encoding IS5-like element ISGsu3 family transposase, with product MRGLEQQSDALFVYLSPESFVPKDHPLRPIRQMVDAALENLSPVFSKMYSHTGRPSIPPERLLKAMLLQVLYSIPSNVKLVEQIHFSILFRWFLGLGLDDPVWDNSSFSTNQERLIETDVATQFLEAVLDQAKCKKLLSKDHFSVDGTLIQSWASIKSFKSRDDDDGQPPAGKNPGRDFQGEKLSNATHASTTDPEAKLYRKGINHEPRLSFAAHLLTENRHGLVMASRVTIADGFAERETAKSLIAKVASGTRRRTIAADRNYDTHDFVRAMRTLKVTPHVTQNHKKKGGSSIDGRTTRHDGYGVSQTFRKRIEEVFGWLKTVGLFRKTRYRGVRKIDWHFTLAVTAYNLVRMRNLGVCTT from the coding sequence ATGCGCGGTCTTGAGCAACAATCTGATGCTTTGTTCGTTTATCTCTCGCCGGAATCCTTCGTTCCCAAAGACCATCCCCTTCGGCCGATTCGGCAAATGGTAGATGCGGCACTGGAAAACCTTTCGCCGGTGTTCAGTAAGATGTACTCCCATACGGGCCGGCCCTCGATTCCGCCGGAGCGCTTGCTCAAAGCCATGCTGCTTCAGGTGCTGTACTCGATTCCCAGTAACGTCAAGCTGGTTGAGCAGATTCACTTCAGTATCCTGTTCCGCTGGTTCCTTGGCCTGGGCCTGGATGATCCAGTTTGGGATAATTCCAGCTTCAGCACGAATCAGGAGCGGTTGATCGAGACCGATGTTGCCACGCAGTTCCTGGAGGCAGTACTTGATCAGGCGAAATGCAAGAAACTGCTCTCCAAAGATCACTTCAGTGTTGATGGCACCCTGATCCAGTCATGGGCCTCCATCAAGAGCTTCAAGTCACGGGACGATGATGACGGGCAACCGCCTGCCGGCAAGAATCCGGGCCGTGATTTCCAGGGTGAGAAGCTGAGCAACGCGACTCATGCATCCACTACCGATCCTGAAGCGAAGCTCTATCGCAAGGGGATCAACCATGAACCGCGATTGTCGTTTGCCGCCCACCTGCTGACCGAAAACCGTCACGGCTTGGTTATGGCAAGCAGGGTGACCATTGCCGATGGTTTTGCCGAACGGGAAACCGCCAAGAGCTTGATTGCCAAGGTTGCTTCCGGCACGCGGCGTAGAACGATTGCCGCCGACAGGAACTATGATACCCACGACTTCGTTAGGGCCATGCGGACTCTGAAAGTTACGCCGCACGTCACGCAAAACCACAAGAAGAAGGGCGGTTCATCCATCGATGGCCGCACCACAAGGCATGACGGCTACGGAGTTAGCCAGACATTTCGCAAACGAATCGAAGAGGTCTTTGGCTGGCTCAAGACCGTTGGACTGTTCCGCAAGACCCGCTACAGGGGAGTCAGGAAGATCGACTGGCACTTTACCCTGGCAGTAACAGCTTACAACTTGGTCCGAATGCGAAACCTGGGGGTATGTACCACCTGA
- a CDS encoding DUF1003 domain-containing protein, whose protein sequence is MRRPVFPAPYRHEHAPVKNVNEVVRDQLTAGQRAADWIASRVGSWQFIIGQSVLLTVWVILNITAWIRHWDPYPFILMNLVLSLQAAYTAPMIMMSQNRQAARDRIEAHNDYEVNQKAEAEIRAILDNLAAQNAAIAEVHAMLDELRGRLADRGQPNA, encoded by the coding sequence ATGCGCCGCCCCGTTTTTCCGGCACCCTACCGGCACGAGCACGCGCCGGTGAAGAACGTCAATGAAGTCGTCCGGGATCAGTTGACGGCAGGGCAGAGGGCGGCCGACTGGATCGCATCCAGGGTCGGCTCCTGGCAGTTCATCATCGGTCAGTCGGTGCTTCTCACCGTGTGGGTGATCCTGAACATCACCGCGTGGATCAGGCACTGGGACCCGTACCCCTTCATCCTGATGAACCTCGTCCTGTCCCTGCAGGCGGCCTACACCGCGCCCATGATCATGATGAGCCAGAACCGGCAGGCCGCCCGCGACCGGATCGAGGCCCACAACGATTACGAAGTCAACCAGAAGGCCGAGGCGGAAATCAGGGCCATTCTCGACAACCTTGCCGCCCAGAACGCCGCGATCGCCGAGGTGCACGCCATGCTCGATGAGCTGCGCGGGCGGCTGGCGGACAGGGGTCAGCCCAACGCCTGA
- a CDS encoding lipoprotein, with translation MISSVHNFVLTTATFIAAISMISCGADSADSTPSLPAQRPFYDFQYNLDQLTVGIRLFHPDYPYSPRIDIYEGATLCDSHPLTSQTGNLTLQNSSKCRDFTINLQYVPAANACQPGGLYLQSGSVTNPADGQTTNYTAMTLAAWDQNYNRVVPWLTPFDTPNLLSQMSQSDYVHADPLSTVGQWTYRLDYASSAIPPDGCSLQTNLDVSISPADETLGARVHNYTIRETNVGGQITASVTPNTAGAPTASVTLDGTIRHLSFVGLDVLREANIQASMAFDSPAQVSPVTAMFAPMRPYVKIESELFLNSLNGFPIGSLASHVAKFFSTITMPLMGFYDPLSLEPQVNANIGVSLATPLSIQGQVEYVVTPIALIPNYTFRPGFDDRTDCTAVPDPGLSCRLDSIITNYNATNGVPDSAARYILDVTLYSRTGGTYYPVIDMPKVVIPVSETN, from the coding sequence ATGATTTCATCTGTTCATAATTTTGTCCTGACAACCGCGACTTTTATCGCTGCGATAAGCATGATTTCCTGCGGCGCTGATTCTGCAGATTCTACTCCAAGCCTGCCTGCCCAACGGCCGTTTTACGATTTTCAGTACAACCTTGATCAACTGACGGTCGGCATCAGGTTGTTTCACCCTGATTATCCATATTCACCACGAATCGATATTTACGAAGGCGCTACTCTCTGCGATTCGCACCCTCTCACGTCACAGACCGGGAATTTGACATTGCAGAACAGCTCCAAGTGCCGGGACTTCACCATCAACCTTCAGTATGTTCCTGCTGCTAATGCCTGTCAGCCGGGGGGGCTCTACCTGCAGTCAGGTAGTGTTACGAATCCCGCTGACGGCCAGACAACCAATTACACTGCCATGACTCTGGCGGCTTGGGACCAGAATTACAATAGGGTGGTGCCCTGGCTCACGCCATTCGATACACCAAACCTCTTGAGCCAGATGTCTCAATCCGATTATGTGCATGCGGACCCGCTCAGTACTGTGGGGCAGTGGACATATCGACTGGATTATGCATCATCTGCCATTCCGCCGGATGGCTGTTCGCTCCAGACAAATCTCGATGTGAGCATTTCCCCTGCGGATGAAACCTTGGGAGCGCGCGTGCACAACTACACCATACGCGAGACGAACGTTGGCGGGCAAATAACCGCCAGTGTCACCCCTAATACTGCGGGCGCACCAACGGCGTCTGTTACGCTTGATGGAACAATAAGGCATCTTTCCTTTGTTGGCCTGGATGTCCTGCGGGAAGCCAATATTCAAGCGTCTATGGCGTTCGATTCACCAGCTCAGGTTAGCCCGGTCACGGCCATGTTCGCTCCAATGCGGCCTTATGTCAAAATTGAATCAGAACTCTTTCTGAACTCTCTCAATGGATTCCCGATTGGGTCATTGGCATCGCATGTGGCGAAGTTTTTTTCGACCATCACTATGCCACTCATGGGCTTCTACGATCCATTGTCGTTAGAGCCGCAAGTAAATGCGAACATCGGCGTATCGTTGGCAACGCCACTTTCTATCCAAGGACAAGTTGAATATGTTGTCACGCCCATCGCACTGATCCCGAATTACACATTTAGGCCGGGGTTCGATGACCGAACCGATTGTACGGCCGTGCCTGATCCAGGGCTATCCTGCAGGCTGGACAGCATTATAACCAACTACAACGCCACGAACGGCGTGCCTGACAGTGCCGCGCGTTACATTCTGGACGTCACTCTGTATAGCCGAACAGGCGGAACGTATTATCCGGTAATCGACATGCCAAAGGTCGTGATTCCGGTATCTGAGACGAACTAG
- a CDS encoding MBL fold metallo-hydrolase → MQITPRIHAINIPFTVPTPSGTINRSVNVFLYCGAKITLIDSGVAGSEQHISQYLEQRGLQLQQIEHLILTHSHPDHIGAAMEIQRATGCRVSAHTAERSWIEDINLQEKERPVPGFQTLVGGSVSVDNLLYDGETILIDQGISLKVIHTPGHSAGSISLWCPSEKVLFTGDAVLVPGDMPIFDNYQLAVDSLVKLEAIELEWLLSAWDEPKQATEAKILFRESIDWLKKINAAVHNAASILGTENHMEICRNVVAELGLPQFAVNPLVSRSLMSCLAIHTNNKGRGITPRPGAV, encoded by the coding sequence ATGCAGATCACCCCACGTATCCATGCCATCAACATCCCCTTTACCGTGCCAACCCCATCCGGAACTATTAACCGATCAGTCAACGTATTTCTTTATTGCGGCGCAAAAATTACCCTGATTGACAGCGGAGTTGCTGGATCAGAACAGCATATTTCCCAGTATCTAGAGCAAAGAGGACTTCAGCTACAACAGATTGAACACCTTATCCTTACTCACTCGCACCCTGATCACATTGGTGCAGCTATGGAAATACAAAGGGCAACCGGATGCCGTGTTTCGGCTCATACGGCTGAAAGGAGCTGGATTGAAGATATCAATCTCCAAGAAAAGGAGCGGCCTGTTCCAGGGTTTCAAACCCTTGTGGGTGGATCAGTTTCCGTTGATAATCTGCTTTATGACGGCGAAACTATCCTCATCGATCAAGGCATTTCTTTGAAAGTCATACATACCCCAGGTCATTCAGCGGGCTCAATCTCATTATGGTGCCCATCTGAGAAGGTGTTATTTACTGGCGATGCCGTGCTTGTACCTGGAGATATGCCCATCTTTGACAACTATCAACTTGCTGTTGATTCCCTAGTGAAATTGGAGGCTATTGAGTTGGAATGGCTTTTGTCAGCATGGGATGAGCCAAAGCAGGCTACCGAAGCTAAAATATTGTTCAGAGAAAGCATAGACTGGCTTAAGAAAATTAACGCAGCGGTGCATAACGCAGCTAGCATTCTTGGAACTGAAAATCATATGGAGATATGTCGCAATGTGGTGGCAGAGCTTGGCCTTCCGCAATTTGCAGTAAATCCCCTCGTTTCACGTTCACTCATGTCTTGCCTTGCAATACATACCAACAACAAAGGCCGGGGCATTACGCCCCGGCCCGGTGCTGTTTGA
- a CDS encoding glycerol-3-phosphate dehydrogenase/oxidase, with protein MKREDLLRHLAETEVWDMIVIGGGATGLGTAVEAAGRGYRTLLLEQGDFAQGTSSRSTKLIHGGVRYLQQGNLTLVLEALRERGLLIRNAPHLVHNLSFVVPLYDWWEGPFYGIGLKLYDVLAGKLGLGPSRLLSREETLGHIPTVEPHGLRGGVIYHDGQFDDSRLAISLALTLADLGGVALNHFPVTGIISRDGLVAGVEARDRETGGAFRIMGRAVINAAGPFVDGVRRLADPAARDLIAPSQGVHLVLDGSFLPGDSAIMVPHTDDGRVLFAVPWHGRTVVGTTDTPIPAAGLEPRPLPEEIDFLLSHAARYLTRHPERRDVLSTFAGIRPLVRSDSGGDTASLSRDHTLLVEGSGLVTIAGGKWTTYRKMGEDTVTAAAQVAGLDHRPSVTETLRIHGWQEDATEGPLQVYGSDAAALEQLLRENAAWREPLHPALPYCAGEVVWGVRHEWARTVEDVLARRTRALLLDARAAVAAAPRVAELMARELGRDSDWQAAQVAAFTHLARGYLPE; from the coding sequence ATGAAGCGCGAGGATCTGCTGCGGCATCTGGCCGAAACCGAGGTCTGGGACATGATCGTGATCGGCGGGGGCGCCACGGGCCTCGGCACGGCGGTGGAGGCGGCCGGCCGCGGCTACCGGACCCTTCTCCTGGAACAGGGGGACTTTGCCCAGGGGACGTCCAGCCGGAGCACCAAGCTGATCCACGGCGGGGTCCGCTACCTGCAGCAGGGAAACCTGACGCTGGTGCTGGAGGCGCTGCGGGAGCGGGGCCTGCTCATCCGCAACGCACCGCACCTGGTCCACAACCTTTCCTTTGTGGTGCCGCTCTACGACTGGTGGGAAGGGCCCTTCTACGGGATCGGGCTCAAGCTGTACGACGTCCTGGCCGGCAAGCTGGGGCTGGGGCCGTCCCGCCTGCTGTCGCGGGAAGAGACCCTGGGCCACATCCCGACCGTGGAGCCCCACGGCCTGCGCGGCGGGGTGATCTACCACGACGGCCAGTTCGACGACTCCCGCCTCGCGATCAGCCTGGCCCTGACCCTGGCCGACCTGGGCGGGGTGGCGCTCAATCACTTCCCGGTGACCGGCATCATCAGCCGCGACGGTCTCGTGGCCGGGGTGGAGGCGCGGGACCGGGAGACCGGCGGCGCCTTCAGGATCATGGGGCGGGCGGTGATCAATGCCGCCGGACCTTTCGTGGACGGGGTGCGGCGGCTGGCCGACCCGGCGGCCCGGGACCTCATCGCCCCGAGCCAGGGGGTGCACCTGGTGCTGGACGGCTCGTTTCTGCCCGGCGACAGCGCGATCATGGTTCCCCACACCGACGACGGTCGCGTCCTGTTCGCGGTCCCCTGGCACGGCCGGACCGTGGTGGGCACCACCGATACGCCCATCCCGGCGGCCGGGCTGGAGCCGCGCCCGCTGCCGGAAGAGATCGACTTTCTCCTGTCCCATGCGGCCCGCTACCTGACCCGGCATCCCGAGCGCCGGGACGTGCTGAGCACCTTCGCCGGCATCCGGCCCCTGGTCCGCAGCGACAGCGGCGGCGACACCGCCTCCCTTTCCCGGGACCACACCCTGCTGGTGGAGGGAAGCGGCCTGGTCACCATTGCCGGCGGCAAGTGGACCACCTACCGGAAGATGGGGGAGGACACGGTTACCGCCGCTGCCCAGGTGGCCGGCCTGGACCATCGGCCGTCGGTCACGGAGACGTTGCGTATCCACGGCTGGCAGGAGGATGCGACGGAGGGACCGCTGCAGGTCTACGGCAGCGATGCCGCAGCCCTGGAGCAACTCCTGCGGGAAAACGCCGCCTGGCGTGAGCCCCTGCACCCGGCGCTCCCCTACTGCGCCGGGGAGGTCGTCTGGGGGGTGCGTCACGAGTGGGCCCGCACGGTGGAGGATGTCCTGGCCCGCCGCACCAGGGCGCTGCTGCTGGATGCCCGTGCCGCCGTGGCCGCGGCGCCGCGGGTGGCGGAACTGATGGCGCGGGAGCTGGGACGGGACAGCGACTGGCAGGCGGCGCAGGTTGCCGCGTTTACCCATCTGGCCCGGGGCTACCTGCCGGAGTGA
- the glpK gene encoding glycerol kinase GlpK: protein MSFILALDQGTTSSRALVFDHDGNVLGLAQKEFRQIFPQPGLVEHDAEEIWASQLGVVVEAIARAGITAADIAAIGITNQRETTVVWDRRTGRPIHHAIVWQDRRTAGECDRLRAKGLEPTFRNRTGLVLDPYFSGTKLAWLLDNVPGARARAEAGELAFGTIDSWLVWNLTGGERHLTDASNASRTLLFNIHDGAWDPELLELLRIPPAILPQVVASSEVYGETAARFLAARIPICGIAGDQQAALFGQLCDRPGMVKNTYGTGCFMLMQTGERPVLSGRNLLTTVACRLGNRTEYALEGSVFVAGAAVQWLRDGLGIIRTSAEVETLAASVPDNGGVYLVPAFAGLGAPHWDPYARGALLGITRGTTAGHIARATLESIAFQTADLLEAMEADAATPLAELRVDGGATANNMLMQFQADLLGVPVVRPRVRETTALGAAYLAGLAVGYWRDRAEIGRLWQAEHTFEPAMDRDRAAELRSTWSRALERSQGWAQP, encoded by the coding sequence ATGAGCTTCATCCTCGCGCTTGACCAGGGGACGACCAGTTCCCGCGCCCTGGTATTCGACCATGACGGGAACGTGCTCGGGCTCGCCCAGAAGGAGTTTCGCCAGATATTCCCCCAACCGGGCCTGGTTGAGCACGATGCCGAGGAGATCTGGGCCTCCCAGCTGGGGGTGGTGGTGGAGGCCATTGCCCGGGCCGGGATCACCGCCGCGGACATTGCCGCCATCGGCATCACCAACCAGCGGGAGACGACGGTGGTCTGGGATCGCCGCACCGGCCGGCCGATCCACCACGCCATCGTCTGGCAGGACCGGCGCACGGCCGGCGAGTGCGACCGGCTCAGGGCCAAGGGGCTGGAGCCGACCTTCCGCAACAGGACCGGGCTGGTGCTGGACCCCTACTTCTCGGGCACCAAGCTGGCCTGGCTGCTCGATAACGTGCCCGGGGCACGGGCCAGGGCCGAGGCGGGGGAACTGGCCTTCGGTACGATCGATTCCTGGCTGGTCTGGAACCTGACCGGCGGCGAGCGGCACCTGACCGATGCCAGCAACGCCTCCCGGACGCTCCTGTTCAACATCCACGACGGCGCCTGGGACCCGGAACTGCTGGAGCTGCTCCGGATCCCGCCCGCGATCCTGCCCCAGGTGGTGGCCTCCAGCGAGGTCTACGGCGAGACCGCCGCCCGCTTCCTGGCGGCGCGCATCCCCATCTGCGGCATCGCGGGGGACCAGCAGGCGGCGCTGTTCGGTCAGCTCTGCGACCGGCCCGGGATGGTGAAGAACACGTACGGCACCGGCTGCTTCATGCTGATGCAGACCGGCGAGCGGCCGGTGCTCTCGGGGCGGAACCTCCTGACCACCGTGGCCTGCCGACTGGGCAACCGGACGGAGTACGCCCTGGAGGGGAGCGTGTTCGTGGCCGGCGCGGCGGTGCAGTGGCTGCGGGACGGGCTCGGCATCATCCGCACCTCGGCGGAGGTGGAGACGCTGGCCGCCTCGGTCCCGGACAACGGCGGGGTCTACCTGGTGCCGGCCTTTGCGGGGCTGGGCGCTCCCCATTGGGACCCCTACGCCCGGGGCGCCCTGCTGGGCATCACCCGCGGCACCACCGCCGGCCACATCGCCCGGGCCACCTTGGAGAGCATCGCCTTCCAGACGGCCGATCTCCTGGAGGCCATGGAGGCCGATGCGGCTACCCCGCTGGCCGAACTGCGGGTGGACGGCGGCGCCACGGCCAACAACATGCTGATGCAGTTCCAGGCCGACCTCCTGGGGGTGCCGGTGGTGCGGCCCCGGGTGCGCGAGACCACGGCCCTGGGCGCTGCCTACCTGGCCGGGCTGGCGGTGGGCTACTGGCGGGACCGGGCCGAGATCGGCCGGCTCTGGCAGGCGGAGCACACCTTTGAGCCGGCCATGGACCGGGACAGGGCGGCGGAGCTGCGCTCCACCTGGAGCAGGGCCCTGGAAAGGTCCCAGGGGTGGGCGCAGCCATGA
- a CDS encoding TIGR00730 family Rossman fold protein, with translation MKRICVFCGSSPGARPAYAGAARELGRLLAATGIDLVYGGASVGLMGILARTVLDGGGRVTGVIPRMLEEKEIALTRLSDLRVVESMHERKALMAELSDGFIALPGGIGTIEEFVEVLTWLQLGIHGKPCGLLNSDGYYDRLLDFFDHMAAEGFIRPECREAVLVDRDPAALLKKMSLYRAPVPDKVEWALKMDNA, from the coding sequence ATGAAACGCATCTGCGTGTTTTGCGGTTCCAGCCCCGGCGCGCGGCCGGCTTATGCCGGGGCGGCGCGGGAGCTCGGGCGGCTGCTGGCGGCAACGGGAATCGATCTGGTCTACGGCGGGGCGAGCGTCGGCCTGATGGGGATTCTGGCCCGGACCGTGCTCGATGGCGGCGGCCGGGTGACCGGCGTCATCCCCCGGATGCTGGAGGAGAAGGAGATCGCCCTGACCAGGCTGAGCGATCTCCGGGTGGTGGAGTCCATGCATGAGCGCAAGGCCCTCATGGCGGAGCTGTCGGACGGATTCATCGCCCTGCCCGGCGGGATCGGCACTATCGAGGAGTTCGTTGAGGTGCTCACGTGGCTGCAGTTGGGCATCCACGGCAAGCCGTGCGGCCTGCTGAACAGCGACGGCTATTACGACCGCCTGCTGGACTTTTTCGACCACATGGCCGCGGAAGGGTTCATCCGGCCGGAATGCCGCGAAGCCGTGCTGGTGGACCGGGACCCGGCGGCGTTGCTGAAGAAGATGAGTCTCTACCGCGCGCCCGTCCCGGACAAGGTGGAGTGGGCGCTGAAGATGGATAACGCGTGA